Proteins encoded together in one Planctomyces sp. SH-PL14 window:
- a CDS encoding MFS transporter, with protein sequence MQVSGKATRIRLLDFHTPQMRAFHMTWFAFFLCFFAWFGIAPLMPIVRQELSLTKDQIGWCIIASVAITVFARLFIGWLCDRIGPRLCYTGLLLVASLPVMGIGFAHDYTTFLLFRVAIGAIGASFVITQYHTSLMFAPNCVGTANATTAGWGNVGGGVTQVVTPALYALFLTTLGLSTAASWRASMFVAGLVCALTGILYYFFTQDTPEGNFSDLRKAGVIPASKNSKGGFLEACRDPRVWALFVLYGACFGVELTINNVAALYFVDYFDYFRSMDSTKAMGTAGLIAGSFGMMCLFARTLGGYYGDKFGLRYGLGGRTRWLFAVVFCEGLSLILFSRVTSLALAVPMLMFFSFFVQMSTGATFAVVPFINRRALGSVSGIVGAGGNVGAVAAGFLFKTSAITWPTALLILGIVVTVSAFSALAIRFSAETEDTLQPAAEPAASDRPATVVPVGA encoded by the coding sequence ATGCAGGTCTCGGGGAAAGCTACGCGCATCCGTCTTCTGGATTTCCACACCCCGCAGATGCGGGCGTTCCACATGACGTGGTTCGCGTTCTTCCTCTGCTTCTTCGCCTGGTTCGGGATCGCCCCCCTCATGCCGATCGTCCGGCAGGAGCTGTCGCTCACCAAGGACCAGATCGGCTGGTGCATCATCGCCTCCGTGGCGATCACCGTCTTCGCCCGCCTGTTCATCGGCTGGCTCTGCGACCGGATCGGACCCCGCCTCTGCTACACGGGGCTCCTGCTCGTGGCATCGCTCCCCGTCATGGGAATCGGCTTCGCCCACGACTACACGACGTTCCTCCTGTTCCGCGTCGCCATCGGGGCGATCGGAGCCTCGTTCGTCATCACGCAGTACCACACCTCGCTGATGTTCGCCCCCAACTGCGTCGGGACCGCTAACGCCACAACCGCCGGGTGGGGGAACGTCGGCGGCGGAGTGACGCAGGTCGTCACGCCGGCGCTCTACGCCCTCTTTCTCACGACGCTCGGCCTCAGCACCGCCGCCAGCTGGCGGGCCAGCATGTTCGTGGCCGGCCTCGTCTGTGCCCTGACCGGCATCCTCTACTACTTCTTCACGCAGGACACGCCGGAAGGAAACTTCAGCGACCTGCGGAAAGCAGGCGTGATCCCCGCCAGCAAGAACTCCAAGGGGGGCTTCCTGGAAGCCTGTCGCGATCCGCGGGTCTGGGCCCTGTTTGTGCTCTACGGCGCCTGCTTCGGCGTCGAGCTGACGATCAACAACGTCGCCGCCCTCTACTTCGTCGACTACTTCGACTACTTCCGGTCAATGGACAGCACGAAGGCGATGGGAACCGCGGGACTCATCGCCGGCTCGTTCGGGATGATGTGCCTCTTCGCCCGGACCCTCGGCGGCTACTACGGAGACAAGTTCGGCCTGCGGTATGGCCTCGGCGGCCGGACCAGGTGGCTGTTCGCCGTCGTCTTCTGCGAAGGACTCTCGCTGATTCTCTTCTCCCGCGTCACCTCGCTGGCCCTCGCCGTCCCGATGCTGATGTTCTTCAGCTTCTTCGTCCAGATGTCGACGGGCGCGACCTTTGCAGTCGTCCCGTTCATCAACCGACGGGCGCTCGGGTCGGTGTCGGGGATCGTCGGAGCCGGCGGAAACGTCGGGGCGGTCGCCGCAGGGTTCCTGTTCAAGACGTCGGCCATCACCTGGCCGACCGCGCTCCTGATCCTGGGGATCGTCGTGACGGTGTCCGCCTTCTCGGCCCTCGCGATCCGGTTCTCCGCGGAAACCGAAGACACCCTCCAGCCGGCGGCCGAGCCCGCCGCGAGCGACCGGCCGGCGACGGTCGTCCCGGTCGGCGCCTGA